TCCCCTTGTCTCTGCCTTTTTCCCTGTGGTCTAAGGGTATTGAAAGAAGCTCACCATCTGCAGTGCCATCATGCATCAACAACCACCAATCTACGGGACTGCTAGCGAGCCTCCGTTGGTTTATCATTCCCATCCAAGGTATCTATCTAATCATGCTGTGTCGCTTCGCTTCCCATTGGGAAGAGATGGTATCGTGCTGAGGTAAACTCATTTAGCGCCAAACGATTTTCTCCCCCACATCGTGATTGTGGTCCTCTAGACACTCAGCCTGCTACCGTAAGGCCGCCAAAGCAAGTATCGCCGGAATTTGAGTTTCCCATACCATACAGCGGCCTCCCGGTGACTTCACACGCCTCTGTTGGGGTAACTGTCTCGCCCGTGGGGCCTTTGCCGCGTCCAATTCTTTCGCGAGAGTGGGAACACCCCGCTCACCTGCCTCCGGAATCGCTTAGGCGCGATTACAACTTTGCTAAGCCGGCAGAGAACCCGGAATACCTGGTTGAAAGGCATGGTCGACGTAATTCTGAAAAGGTCAAAGGCACTGTCCGTTACCACTCACAGAGACGGCCGTCCAACCGGGACGAATTTGATGGACCCCATCAGTTACTAGATGTTCCCTCTCCGCGTATTATAGCGGCTCAAGGAAGggatcttcctcatcttcctacTAATCTTGATGTTTCAGAGCAAGATCGAATCTTGAGCGCAGTGAATGACCGACTGTCGCAATGTGCTTTTGACTTTGTTGCAAAGTATCAATTTCCAATTCCACTGGAACCGGATAAGAGACAGGTGAGGGTTCCCTCAGACCGTGAATGGACTGAGTGGGTATATCTCCTTAAAAGACTGGCCACCAAGCGCCGCATTCCCGCCCGGGTCTTGTATAATGGCCAAATCAAGCAATTAGTCACGGTGCTGGAAAACTCCCTGGAAATGAGGCATGCTGCCAAGCATCAGTCCAGACCCATCAAGGATGATCGAAATGTTCTCCAGCTAATTTCAGCTGGCACTCAAGTGGCAAAGATCCTTAAGGATGCCAGTGCCATGGAGTACTTAGACCGTCTTTATGTTGACACGGAGAAGCGCATTCAGGATCGACGTACTCGCCGGGTAAAGTTCGCCAATCCATGAACAAGCCCTGGCTCTTTCAATTTTTGAATGTGATATCTCCACACAATGGccactttcctttttatgCCGCAGACCAGACCCTCCTGGAAACCCTTATGTCCCATGGCCTGTGGTACATTTCCATTGCTCCTTGATAGGCTATTTCCAGGAATGGCTCCTTCCGGAAGCCAACGTTTTGGCTTTGGATCATCCGGATACCTGATTCAATCCACTTGGTCGGGATATAATCCTTTTTCGGACTCTGATGATTTGTGAATAACACAGCATCCCACATATGGCTCATGAACTCCTAAGCCCTCCGGAGAAtttttccttgatgaaaCCCATGGATAATGAGATATACCGAGGCCGAATCCCAAGCCGTTCTTGGTCGCCCATTGAAGCGTATGTTACACTAGTCACTGTGCTACAAATCGGACTCAGATAGTGATGTTGTGGCTCTCTTTTTATGCCCCCTTTTCCCGCGGTACTGGATAGTCctttgtttgtttctgtcTTTTCGAGTATGTTGGCCTGCTTTCTATGTCTACTGTATAATCAAGCCGGGAGGATAATCATGGGCATTGCTTTTGCCTACTCTTATGTTCAGCGCCCGGTTGACTTGATGATACTGGACTTTGTGTATCTATGGTGTGGCTGTCTGTTTGTCATTCCTCTACTCGACCTTCTTGATGGACGATGATGGTTTCAGAGGTCGGTCTTCCGAAACACCGGTTGATTATACATTACTGGATGATTGAATGCCTGTTATGTCACCTTTTGTCTTGTTCATAGACTCCTGGCTGCAATGGTCTGATTTTTCAATCCGATGTGCTATTTCCATGGTGGCCCAAATTACAGACGTGTCCCGCTTGACCCAAAGGACAACAGTGACAATACACTTTCCTACAAATCAAACTACGGTGGGATGCGTCTTCCCGGGCTCTCTTTATTGTCACCGAACGAAGGGGAAATGCGTGATTACGTCACATTTCCTGATCAACTCTGCTTATAATGCGCCCGACTGAGCTACACACATACACAGTGAGTGGCAAgcgagaaaagagaaaggatccGTCAtgccaacaacaagaaaaagaagtggcTAGCTCAGGGCCcgaccaaaaaaaaaaaaaaaaaaaaaaatgccaAGGGTATACTGATAATTTGATGGCTGCACTTACAGCCCGTATTCGTAGACTATGCATTTTCCGAGGTCTGGGGAAAGCGTGATTCTGTGGCACCATTGGTTAAACTTGCACTCGAGGGTTGCATCGAACCTCTGGTTAGTATGGTTATCCATGATTACTAGGTAACAACATCATGCAACCCATGTTCTTCTCGAATCAGGCGAAAAACTTAGGGGAAGGCCGGGACGAGGAATACATCTGATTATTGGGACAGGAGTTGAATTCTATGCTCTATCATCTATCATCCGCGCAACAcgtttaaaaaaagaaaatctcaACTATATCCAAAGTTCATCTCTATAAGCAAGACAGACGCTGAGTCGTGAAGGCAGGCAAAACAGGAGAAACCGTATTTACTTAACAGAACATATCTTGGATGGAAGAACTCTAGGCATCCACCTCATGTGTTTTTAGGCGATATCTTCGTCCAAACATGACCTAAAAGTTGGACTGTAGATTGTAATGCAGGTAGCGGTGAAAGCCGGCCTGGTATCTTCCAAGCTAGTATTCCAGCAATAGTTATGCTTGAGATGACGGCAGATGCAAATCCGTAGCCGAGTATCCTGCCTTGTCTGTGTACCACCTTGACGACGTCCGAGTACCGCTGTGTACTGAAGCTGACGCGAGCATACTGGGTCTTCCAGCCAAGGCTAGGCACGTAGAGATCGAGTGCTTCCTCGATTGACTTACGAATTTTGTACAGTGGGGTCTTCACTCCCCAGCGCATCTCAAGGTAATTTTGTTTGGAGAGGTCATTGATGGCGTGCGCATCTGCCGTACGTTGATCGGTGTATGCTTGAAATGCTGCTCGGCGCGATTCACGGAGAGCCGTGAGACTTGCGTTTAGATCAAAGGCGTCGTGCTTATCCAAGAAATCGAACAGGACCCGGATATCTTCAAGACCTGCGTTGAGACCTTGCCCATAGAATGGGAGGATGGCGTGAGCAGCATCTCCGACAATGACGATGTTGGAGCCATAATGGTGAGGCTTGGCTTTAATGCTAATCAGGGGGAGATGAGGGTTTTCTTTGAATTGCTCTTGCAGATCTTCAGGGGTGATCAGATCCGGGGAAACACCGGGGAAGTTAGCATCGAAGGATTGGAACAGTTTCTGCGGTGAGCTCTCCAGTTGCGCGTAGTGGGCGGCTGGAGCAAACAGAGTACAGGTAAATGATTTGTCAGGCGACGGAAGAGCGATGAACATGAACTCCTTTCCGGGCCAGATATGCAGGTGGTTTGGCGAGATGCGGAAGTCACCGGTGTCCGATGGTGGGATCCGAAACTCGCACCACAGAGTGTCGATGTATTCCTGTTGGTAGTCTACTCGAGAATACTTCATCATATGATACCTCGAGGCGGAGTGGGCACCATCTGCGCCGATCATGTAGTCAAAGCTTACTTCGATCTCAGGGACACGGTTGGAGGAGCCAGGAAGGGGAGTATCCCCTGGGGCTCGACGTTCGAACCATGCTCGGTTTGATTGGAAATCAGCTCCTGTTAGTTTATGATTGAAAAACAGTTTGACATTCGGTGTCCGCTCCAGCTCATCAAGTAGGGCATTGTTCAGCGTGCTCCTGTCTACTGAGTTGATGGCCTATGAGCCCGTTAGATACCGCTCTTCACGAAATCCTCAAGCATCAGTCATGTAAGTACTAACTTGACCATGAACGTCGTATGCCTGCGCAGCTTCCCAGAGCTTCCCATCGTCTCTGCCGTGGATCATACGACCATGCATCGGAATTGCATCGTTGAGAATCTTCTCAATCATGCCATCTCGATTTGAGCCCTTGAGGGACGAGATACCTCGTTCGGACAGAGCGAGATTGATAGACTTGGTGAAATTCAAAGGAATCGTAGTAGGATCACGAAGGTCTGCAAGTTACTCCACAGCGTGAGCAAAAAGATCCTCAATCGACATCTATGATGATGCATGTGGATATAGTATCATAtatcagatgatgatgtcATTCCAGCGAAAAGGAAATCAATTCCGAGTCGAGAGACTCATATTCTCTTAGAGTAGATATCGCACGATACAGCATGGGCACGTCATGAATGTAGGCTCACCTCCACGTAGTTCATAcacttcaacatcatcacctCTAGCGGCAGCATATAGGGCTGCGAGAGATCCGACCGGACCGGCACCTACAATGACTaccttctgcttcctcggaGGTTCCTGTGCCATGATGACTGTAAAACAGAAGGAGGTCTATTGAATGAAGCGTACTCTGCTTCTCTTCGAAACAGAAAAATCATTCACCCTTATATTATCAATCACTATGGCTCATGGATAGAACTTTGCCTCACGTGATTTCCACGTGAGTGGCATCGGACGATTTCTCCCCAATGACAACCAGCGTTGGTTGCGCCATCCATACTTTCTACGCTTAAATTTTCGTTCTCATAAGTATCACATGATATCAAGCCGCGCGCCAAGGTGCGCTTAATGACcctagatagtagataaaCTAAGCCGGGTACGGTTAACAGCCTTGCCGCACTAGGAATAGTCCCTTCTGGGCCGAGACTCGACCGATTAATCCGACGGGTGTATCCGCGGGGGATTTGCCCAATTTTTCCTACCTCTCGCAACCTTTTATCCGCATAGGATACCCCAATTCGACTTTGTTTCGCATTGATTGCGCTATTTTCCCCTTCGAGCTTTTTCCCTATCTATTTCTTACAGCATGGCAGTGGAAACCGCGCCTCGGAAATGTATGGGAGTGGATTGCGACAAGATCGCGGGGACTCTGCAGTGTCCGACATGTCTTAAACAGGGCACAGATAGCTTCTTTTGTTCACAGGACTGTTTTAAACGGAGTTGGGTAGGCTGCCTAGCGTGACCTGTAGGGTCCACGTACTTAACTCTCCTTTCTACTCTGCGTGTATACTAACGTTGTTGTAGAGCGAGCACAAGACCATTCATAAAGCAAAGAGTAATATCCTCACCAACCTGTTCCCGCCAAAAGTAGTTTCTGAACCAGATCCAGCCACCGGCCTATTTAATCCTTACCCAGCCTACCCTTTCACTGGCTCTTTGCGACCCGTCTACCCACTTTCGGCCCGGAGAACAGTGCCTAAAACTATCCCTCACCCTGATTATGCTAAGGACGGTATTCCTCGATCAGAGCAGAAGTTTATCGGCCGGCATAACATTACTATCCTGaacaaggaggagcaggaagGTATGAGAAAGGTTTGCCGCCTGGCCCGTGAGGTATTGGATATTGCCGCCCGGGAACTGAAGCCTGGTATCACGACCGATTACCTCGATGAGGTGGTTCATAAAGCCTGTGTCGAGCGCAATGTAAGTGGCCGTCTTGATCTGAGGAGTGAATTGTGAGCTTGCCCACGTCTTGTAATACTGAATTGCGTCTAGTCCTACCCATCGCCGCTGAACTATATGCACTTCCCCAAGTCTGTCTGCACGTCGATCAATGAGACTATCTGTCACGGTATCCCTGACCAGCGCCCACTTGAAGACGGCGACATTATCAACATCGACGTTACATTGTATCATAATGGCTTCCATGGTGATCTTAACGAAACCTACTATGTTGGAGACAAGGCTCGGTCAAACCCAGATGCTGTTCGAGTAGTAGAGACGTCTCGGGAGTGTTTGGATAAGTCAATTGAGTTGGTGAAGCCTGGTATGCTGTTCAGAGACCCAGGAAACGTCATTGAAAAGCATGCGAAGAGCCGTAACTGCAGTGTGGTCAAGAGCTACTGTGGTCACGGCATCAACCAGCTGTTCCACTGCGCTCCTAATGTTCCTCACTACGCGAAGAACAAGGCGGTGGGAACCGCAAAGCCTGGCATGTGTTTTACAATTGAGCCCATGATCAATATTGGTACCCACAGGGACCGTACATGGCCTGATGACTGGACCAGCACCACTGCCGATGGATCTCTGTCTGCCCAATTCGAACACACACTTCTGGTGACGGAAGATGGTGTTGAGGTACTGACTGCTCGTCTACCAGATTCTCCTGGCGGACCTATCCCCATGCCAACAGTTGAAGAGCCCAGTGAGGCGAAAACCGAGGCATGAGCTGAAGATGTTAGAAATGACAGTAGAGGGGTTGAGGCTAGCGAATACCACTGTTCATACTACCAAGAATTCCATCAGGGCACGGCGCCCACATATGTTCGCTTGGAGACCCTTTTAGCTGCCCAACAACAAGTAGACACAAGTTGTATCGAGGATGGATGTCGCCAACTAAAATAATGTACTCAATGCCACCGAGAGCGTGTTCGTTAGAAAATAGCTTTTAAATCAATCTTTGCGAAcctatgatgatgatcttgccTATCTCAACCTGAAAGTTATCCATTTATAAAAGTTAATCAGGACATCTACATAGTAAACATTCCTGCCCACGTGATCTCACTACCGCTCCCGAGGACTTGGTATTGAACTTTATCGGCTCAAATCTTTTGGTTCCATTCAGGGCCGAGAGCCGAATGATCCAATGAAAATGTACCCTTTGCGATATAATTTGTAAGCCCAGTGGGGTTGCTTATCACACGTGACCTAAACATTTGCCCGAGACCGGCAGTATAGTTGCGGTGGAGCTATCGCTTCTCCTTGTACTGTGTATTGTCTCGATTGACGCTATCTAATCCTTGGTCTGTGGGACTGGTGAAGTAAGTATCATGGCCCCAGAAAGGACACCTACAGAGACGTCCCCGTTGCTAGGTCCGCAAGTCAATAGCAATGCTGCCCACCACCCTTCAAACGGTGCCATTTCTGGTTTGCGCGACCCCAAATCGGTAGGGCAGAATGGTGGTGATTCACAGGAAGAGTTGGGCAAGGACGTGATAGAGTCAAACCCAAGGCTGAGCTATATATTTCCTGCGATTTCAATTGGCGTATGGGCTCGTTTTCCCGCATGCACATGTATGCCTGTGCTAATATATGCCAGGTCTTCCTATCTGCAGCCGACCAGACTATTATCATGGCCAGTTATGGGCAGATTGGTAGCGATCTTCATGCGCTCAATCTGACAAGCTGGATTGCCACTTCGTACTTTCTAACCTTAACGTCGTTCCAGCCGCTATATGGAAAACTGAGTGATATCTTTGGCCGCAAGGCATGTCTGTTATGGGCCTATGCTATCTTTGGCACTGGCTGCTTGTTTTGCGGTCTAGCACAGAATATTCACCAATTGATTGCTGCTCGCGTAAGTATACGACGATCTTACATGACTGGGAATATGGGGTGGCTTATGGGAGGATAGGTTTTCCAAGGCATTGGGGGAGGAGGTATGACCACTGTTGTCAGCATTCTACTAAGTGATATCGTTCCGCTCCGAGATCGAGGTGTCTGGCAAGGTATAATCAATATTATATATGCTACTGGATCTGGAATTGGAGCACCTTTCGGTAAGGCAAGCGTTATGATTGATCGATAACCACTAACGTTATTCCTCGTGCAGGTGGTATATTGGCAGACTACATTGGTTGGCGCTGGTATGGCTTCTCTGCCAATGTAAAAAGATGCTTGCTTCTGATTCATTTCATAGGGCTTTCATTGCTCAAGCACCCATATGTGTTCTTGCTTTCACAGCGGTTTCTATCATACTGAAATTGCCACCGCAGGAAAATAGTCATTGGAAGGACAAGCTCCGTCGTATTGATTTTCCAGGAGCGATTATTCTCGTTGGGGCGGTCCTTGGCTTTCTCCTTGGTCTTGACCGCGGTAGCAATGTGTCCTGGACCATACCGGTAACCATTATCTCGTTGAGTGTATCGGCTATCTTATTCGTGCTCTTCGTTGTGGTCGAGGTCTTCTACGCAGCGGAACCATTTGCCCCTGGTCACATTATTTTTGACCGAACATTCTTTTCTAGTTACGGCTGTAACTTTTTCAGCTTCGGGGGTTGGTTGGCAGCCCTGTTCTACATCCCACTCTATTTCCAAGCCGTAGATGGTGTGTCTGCTACTGTTGCTGGGCTACGTCTTCTACCTAGTATTCTGGCCGGCGTTTCTGGGTCGCTGTTTGCCGGATTTGTCATGAAATGGACCGGGAAATTTTACTGGCTGACAGTGGCGGCATATTCATTACTCACACTAGGAGTCACAACgatcttccttttctctggCGGTGCCACGGAAAGTCTTGTACCGATGATCATGGGAATGGTACTTTCGGGTTTTGGAAACGGCATCGGTGTCACGTCGACGTTGATCTGCCTCAGTAAGTGAACGAGACACATTTGCGATCAATGGAGTTGTTCTGACCTCGTTTGCAGTCTCGAATTCGACGCCCGAAGACCAGGCAGTAGTGACGGCATGTTCTTACCTCTTCCGGTCCCTAGGCTCAGTGATAGGCTTGTCTCTATCTTCAACAGTGGTCCAGCAGATTCTTCGGGGCCGGCTGAGGTCTGCATTGCGCGACAGCAAGGATATTGACCGTATCGTTGACGGCGTGCGTCAGAGCCTCGACTATATTAAGACCCTTGATCCGAGTGTTGCGAAAGTGGTTCGGGGCTGTTACGGATGGGCTATGAATAAAGGCTTTGCATTCATGATTGCTGTGGTGTTCTTTGCCCTTATCAGCAGCTTCTTTATGCGTGAAAAGAAGCTGAATCGGTGAACTGGGCTTTCAACAGAGAATAACCAAGCGATGTTGGATGGTTGCGCTGACACGACATGTGCCCCCAAAAATAAGAGTATATTGCAACCGCCAAAGACATATTTACAAGGCAACTGGGTACGACAATCGCCCAGCACTGCTACTATTTCTGTGACTTATCATGATTACGACAGTATATAGGGAACATACAGACGTTAGAAGATTGATGGTTGGAGATGGTAATGTCGTGTAAAAACAacataaattaaatacttaACTTACTGCAACTCCGAAGGCGGTCATTTATTTAACGAACATTTGGTATTCCGCCTCCAACTCTTCCCCAATCAACTTATACTCTCCCACCTTCGGCTTCCAACGCTGACATTCTCATTGTTTgtggttttcttccttttgcaCGCTCCTTTCCAGATATCATCACACATTCACGATGAGAATGACCCAATTCAATAGCCCATAGCTCTTTCGCCGTTACAAACACCGCTATGTCGGGATCTCAACCAAGGCCGGCCTTGTCACGGTATCGTCCTATTCTCTACCTACTCACTGGTGTCGCAGCGGCCTACGCTCTTGTCTACATCAACAATCTtatcatctcttcctcatcccagccatctTTACGTCGCCGAAGGACTATACGCCGCCCGCGAGGTTTAAGGAGACGATCGGAAATTGTACCCGTCGAAACTCCTTCATCTCGAGCCATCGCACACCTTGAGCAACTAGAGCGCCAGAACGGAGTATATGGTACATTTCGCATAGAAACAGAAGATGGCCGACGTGTGGAAAGTGGGTTGCTCCCGTCGTTGCTCGCGACCCGGGATCAGCTCATGGAGGAAGTCGGCGTTCCCCAGGCTCATGCGGAGCGGATGCGCGAGATGATGGAAGACACGTTTCTGGAATCATTTCTCGCTTTGGACTTCCCGCCAGCGCATACTTTGGAGGAGGGGAGTCCGGAAAGGAACTATTTGACGGAGCAGCTTCAACGGCGTGGGATCTCGCGTGCAGGGATCGAGAGGGCCTTGGCTCGGTTCAATGAGGACAGCAACTACGGGGAAGAATTGCGTCGTCGTCGGCAGAACGGGGAGAGGGTTACCTTGTCTACTTCTACTTTCCCCGATGAATCCTCGCCCGCGCAGAATATGGATGGCGGGGAGACAGTCGTTGATGATCAGAGCGTCTTTTCCTGGCGCGAAGGGCACAATGACACCTCTCCGTCGAGGGAAGGCCAGAACCTGCTCAACCTACTTTATCATATCGCCGAGGATCAAGCACGGAGAGATGGTTATATTCACAGAGGAGTGACGTGTAACAGTTGTGGCGCTATGCCGATCCAAGGCATTCGGTACCGATGCGCAAACTGCATCGATTACGATCTCTGTGAGACATGTGAGGCGATGCAGGTTCACATCAAGACCCATTTATTTTACAAAGTACGGATCCCGGCTCCTTTCCTGGGGAACCCCCGACAGTCCCAGCCTGTTTGGTATCCCGGAAAGCCTGCCATGCTTCCCCGCAGCCTAAATCGATCCCTGGCCAAACGCCTGATGAAGGATACCAACTTTGAGAACACGGAGTTGGACGCTCTTTGGGATCAATTTCGTTGTCTGGCAAACCACGAATGGGCGGATGACCCTAACAAACTGTATATGGCGATTGACCGCAAAACTTTTGATCGATGCTTTGTGCCCAACACATCTATCCGTCCACCGCCTCCAAGCCTTATCTATGATCGAATGTTTGCTTTCTATGATACGAATGGTGATGGTTTAATTGGGTTTGAAGAGTTCTTGAAAGGCCTTGCAAGCCTTAATAATAAGAGCAATGACGAGAGGCTGCGCCGTGTCTTCCGTGGCTATGATATTGATGGCGACGGCTACGTGGAACGGAAGGACTTCTTACGGGTATTCCGGGCATACTACGCTCTCAGCAGAGAATTAACACGAGACATGGTGGCTGGCATGGAAGATGACTTCTTAGAGGGCGGTGCACGAGATGTTGTTCTGGGGAGCCAGCCAATCAGCTCTGCATTTCCTGGCAGCATCCCTGCAGGAGAGGTGTCTAGAACCGGAGAAGGCAAGCGCGTCAATCATGAAGGAGACATGGAAATCGTAGACAACGAAGGTATCTTACGCCCCGACGGGACCGACACTGGTGATCGACATGCCGTCGTTGGTGACGCTGCTGTTAGGAGTCGATACGGAAGTATCCGACCACTGTTTCCATCCGTTCGGCTACCTGATCAAGGTAGGTCCGGAGGCGAAAACGTGGATGATGCCAGCAGCTCTGATGGCTCTAGTTCGTCGGTTGCTACTGACCGCTGGCCTCCGGCCGAACATATCCgggatgaggatattgtgACGGCTCTTGGGGCCTATGTACCCCTATCAGAGGTCACTGACCCAGTTGACAGGGCTCGGATCGGCACTGCTGTGTACCACAGAATGTTTGACGACGATGATAGACGAGTGGATGCAGCTCGTAGATATGGAATCGATGAGCGGTGGCGGCGAAGGGCATTCTAcaccgatgaagaagatggcgcCGCTGCGCCTGAAGGCTACGAGACTGATTCAGACGCGGATGATGTATCGGTTGAGGATGACCTCCATGACCAACATCCCGAGTTTGAGTCACATCCGCCATCTCCTCGTTCCCGTTCTTCATCCAAAGTGCGGTTCCAGGACGACATTACTGATGACTATGACGTGAGGTCAAATCCATCGACATCCTCACGCAGTATACTTGTTGGTGAGCGGTGGGGAGGCTTTGAAATCCCTGAAGTAGAAAGGGACGTTGGCAAGGAAATCCTATATCAAGTAACACAACAAGGATTTAACGAACTGCTTGATATACTGTTCAAGCCTAAGGAAGACCTGCTCATGGAAGTTTACCGGACGCGCACTGAGCGCAAAATGTGGGCCCGAGAAATTGAGCTGGTAGAGCAGATGGATGCCGGGAAGCATTTCGCCCGACGGGATGGGCGGCCTGTAGACGACGAGGTCAAAGAGGAACCGGAGTCTTCCTTGCATAACCCCTTCGGTGACAGGCCACTCGAAGAACTGCTTGAACGGGCGGGATATTCTATCGGGAGCCCGCCTTTGGAGCCCGTCCGGGACGGTCCCGTACTTGCTCCTCCGTCACCTGAATTGCGACTCCCGGACGACGATGTACGACCAACTCACCTCGCTGATCCCGGAGAGGATCCAGCCGAGTCCCAACAGGAAGAGCCGGATTTTGCGCCAGCTGTTCCATCACCGGGATCCCCAGTATCAGAACGGAGTCAGTCACCATCTGTTGAATCTGAGTTTGACCCTACATTGCCACATCACCGTCCAAATGAAGATACCCAGGAGCTACGCGATACCTCTGGGCTACAATCTAATGTTTATAACGCTTCCCCAACACACTCTACCTTCCCACAATCCCTTCCTGCCGAACTTCGCCTTCAACCTAACGGTACAACCTCATTCCCAGCACCACCATCAATAgccgcctcctcccccgAAGCGGAAGCAACGGCTCCCAAACTCTCTCCCTCACCAATCCAACCTCTACCCCCTGCTTCCACTTCCACTCTTCCACCTCGAGATGGTCCCACCATGCCCCCGTCTCCACTGATTCTTTCACGCTGGGCCTATCTCAATCGTGTCGAACGCGAAGCGAAAGAACGAGGAGGCACAGGCGCCAAGCTTAGCTTCGAGGAATTCTCGCATCGTATGGCCGCAGATCGGGGACGGAGGTTGGCTTTCGTAGCTAGCTGGATCGAGATGGCTAGCTTCTAGCTGTGACATCCCTGCTCTGTCTTCCTCCATTTGTCATCTTCGTAATCGAGGGAGCGCAAATGGACGTACCTGACATTTGTTCGTGTATATTAATTGTGAAATATGGAGAAAACCCATGAAGTAGACTTTAATCCGATCGGTTTTCTGACGTGGATCAGGGCTTTATACTACTGCatttagctattataatTCCGATCTTTATAGCTTCCAGGTGTTCCTGGGACAGTCCAAACACCCGTGCCCATGATAAAGATATGTAAGTACATACAATATAGGATGATATGAACGGCGTTGAAGAGGTACAGCCATCGTCTTGGTATCAATTTCACCACAGCAAGGAAACAGAAAGTGAGGACAAAAAGAAGTTCTAATCTAATCCCAGTATCTAATCACACCATCCAATCCACCAGTGACGACCTTACTCGTCTCTTGAGGATGCCAGTCAAGACAAGTCGTCGCACCGCCTTCCTTGCCGCTCGCCATAATTTTGTGGTACATTTTCCCGGTCTTCCAATCCCAGAAGCATACGTATCCGGCGCTGTCGCCGGAGCATATGAACTGACCATCGGGAGAGATCTTGAGGTCAATGGCGTAACCAGCGTTATTATGGCCGCGGAAGCTCTTCTTTCGATTTTGGCGGAATTTATCCGTGGCGCCGTAGACGACGATCTGATTGTCGCCGGATTGGAAGGCGACATACTTGCCGTTTGGATGGGGTGCTGCCCGTGTGAGGGCAAACATGTATGGTTCCGCAATGAACTTGATCGGGACGGGGATGCCGTATTCCCAGGCGCGGAGGGATTTGTCGTCAGATGTGGAGATGAAGCGACGGTTCTCGTCAACGAAGGTGATGGTATTGATTGCTGCTAGGTGGTGGTCGTATTCTTGGACCAGTTCGCCGGAGCGGGTATCGAATTGCACGATCTTCTTGTCAGACATACCGGCCAGGAACTCGTGAGAGTGATCCGCACCGGGGTTGAACCGAACGACGTGTGGCGTCTTGCCGGTAGAGAAACGACCAAGGCACTTGCCATACTCGGTGTCCCAGAGTTTGATCTGGCGGTCGTAGGATGCTGTGAGGAACGTTTTCCCGGTGGGATGGAAATCTGTGTCGGT
This Aspergillus flavus chromosome 1, complete sequence DNA region includes the following protein-coding sequences:
- a CDS encoding putative kynurenine 3-monooxygenase, with translation MAQEPPRKQKVVIVGAGPVGSLAALYAAARGDDVEVYELRGDLRDPTTIPLNFTKSINLALSERGISSLKGSNRDGMIEKILNDAIPMHGRMIHGRDDGKLWEAAQAYDVHGQAINSVDRSTLNNALLDELERTPNVKLFFNHKLTGADFQSNRAWFERRAPGDTPLPGSSNRVPEIEVSFDYMIGADGAHSASRYHMMKYSRVDYQQEYIDTLWCEFRIPPSDTGDFRISPNHLHIWPGKEFMFIALPSPDKSFTCTLFAPAAHYAQLESSPQKLFQSFDANFPGVSPDLITPEDLQEQFKENPHLPLISIKAKPHHYGSNIVIVGDAAHAILPFYGQGLNAGLEDIRVLFDFLDKHDAFDLNASLTALRESRRAAFQAYTDQRTADAHAINDLSKQNYLEMRWGVKTPLYKIRKSIEEALDLYVPSLGWKTQYARVSFSTQRYSDVVKVVHRQGRILGYGFASAVISSITIAGILAWKIPGRLSPLPALQSTVQLLGHVWTKISPKNT
- a CDS encoding putative methionine aminopeptidase (methionine aminopeptidase 1), with the protein product MAVETAPRKCMGVDCDKIAGTLQCPTCLKQGTDSFFCSQDCFKRSWSEHKTIHKAKTTGLFNPYPAYPFTGSLRPVYPLSARRTVPKTIPHPDYAKDGIPRSEQKFIGRHNITILNKEEQEGMRKVCRLAREVLDIAARELKPGITTDYLDEVVHKACVERNSYPSPLNYMHFPKSVCTSINETICHGIPDQRPLEDGDIINIDVTLYHNGFHGDLNETYYVGDKARSNPDAVRVVETSRECLDKSIELVKPGMLFRDPGNVIEKHAKSRNCSVVKSYCGHGINQLFHCAPNVPHYAKNKAVGTAKPGMCFTIEPMINIGTHRDRTWPDDWTSTTADGSLSAQFEHTLLVTEDGVEVLTARLPDSPGGPIPMPTVEEPSEAKTEA
- a CDS encoding putative transporter (unnamed protein product); the protein is MAPERTPTETSPLLGPQVNSNAAHHPSNGAISGLRDPKSVGQNGGDSQEELGKDVIESNPRLSYIFPAISIGVFLSAADQTIIMASYGQIGSDLHALNLTSWIATSYFLTLTSFQPLYGKLSDIFGRKACLLWAYAIFGTGCLFCGLAQNIHQLIAARVFQGIGGGGMTTVVSILLSDIVPLRDRGVWQGIINIIYATGSGIGAPFGKASGILADYIGWRWAFIAQAPICVLAFTAVSIILKLPPQENSHWKDKLRRIDFPGAIILVGAVLGFLLGLDRGSNVSWTIPVTIISLSVSAILFVLFVVVEVFYAAEPFAPGHIIFDRTFFSSYGCNFFSFGGWLAALFYIPLYFQAVDGVSATVAGLRLLPSILAGVSGSLFAGFVMKWTGKFYWLTVAAYSLLTLGVTTIFLFSGGATESLVPMIMGMVLSGFGNGIGVTSTLICLISNSTPEDQAVVTACSYLFRSLGSVIGLSLSSTVVQQILRGRLRSALRDSKDIDRIVDGVRQSLDYIKTLDPSVAKVVRGCYGWAMNKGFAFMIAVVFFALISSFFMREKKLNR